The following nucleotide sequence is from Silurus meridionalis isolate SWU-2019-XX chromosome 5, ASM1480568v1, whole genome shotgun sequence.
tattaaagGTGACCATCCTTTGCCCTCAAAACAGCATACATTTTTGTAGGTACACTTGCACGcagtttttgaaggaaattGGCAGGTAGATTGTTCCAAACATTTCGGTGAAATAGCACAGATCTTCTGTGAATATAGGCTGCATTTTGTCTTTACAATTTATCCCAGACAGACTCGATTGTGCTTAAATCAAGACTCTGTGAGGGTCAAAACTATTGGGCTAtaggactccttgttcttctctatgctgaaaataatttttaatcaccttggctgtatgtttggggtcattgtcctgctgcagaataaattagGGGCCAATGAGATGCCTCCCTGgtggtattgcatgatggataagtatcCGCCTGTATTTCTAAGCATTAAGGGCACCATTAATCTGGACCAAATCTCCAACAGAAAGGCAGCCCCAAACTTGCAAGAACCTCCCATTATGATttactgttgcctgcagacacttATTGTTGTATCGCTCTCCATCCCTTCAGTGAACACACTGCTTCCTGCTGAAGTTAAATACTTCCAATTTTGACTCATTAATCCAGAGCTGCTATTTCCTATCCCTATGTTTCTCTGCATAGTTGAGTCTCTTAGCCTTGTTTTCATGTCAGTAGTATGGCTTTTAGGCCACAATTTCACCACTTTTGTCCAGACTCCTCCAAACAGTGTCTTCAGTCCTTAAAATGGCACATTTCTTTGCGCTTCGTTAAAGTAGCTAGgacagcacatcttgaaactTCAGTCTGCTTTAGAATATTGGCCTTGCTGTTCTTGTTGTtgtgtttcaacctacatataaAATTGATGATAATTATAACCTGCTTGGTATAACTGGTTAATCATACATCTGACTCTGATCCTTTAAAAAgtctggtaccaccttctctcagggtaagaggtaagtattGGCACCAAGATGGTGGAATGAATTTAccctagatgtccaaacagtccctggctatcttaaAGTGACGGGTAAAGACCTACtgcttcctgaaacactttctAACACTAACATATTCCAAGTTTGTAgtctagcataccagtgtagatttgataaagactcaaagcacttttgtacatcgctctggacaacggcgtctgctaaatgccacaaatgtcaAAATGTCATACCATgtaatttgatttatatttttcttctgttcactTACTTTGCATTTGGTAATTTgctaaacaatttaaatatatttttaaaagcattcttactttacagcaaTTCTTCCTGtataaaacatttgcacagtactgtatgttGAAGCAGCTGTAAATTCATCAGCTtccttttttcttaaataaatggaaaataaaactgGTCATGGGAGTTACAGGGAAACCGACAAAAGAACAACAGTACTCTGTCCATGTCAGTAAACTGACTgatacaaagcactgacacttgAAACGTCTCCTTACCACTCCTTTAGCAGATCATAGATTTATTGCATTTCTTCATAAAATAACAGCAtgcttttaaacaattttttattctttgtacAGTACCAGCCAAACAAATCCCTGAAAAGTTATCATCCAAATGAATGAACATGTACATTAACCCGAACCAATGATTTGTCTGGAAACCCGGCACTATTGTCCACACCTTCTAACTAATCAGGATTCAGAATTCAACAAAATGTTGgggtaaaaatttttttatcaatgtcTATGGATTGGAAATGGCACTCCAAAGATATTGGCACTCCAGAGGAATGCAGTGCAATTTGTCTTTCCTGTTcgatattacaaaataataacaacaagcAAAAGGAATATTTTCTGTAAAGATGCTGTCAGTAAGGGTAACTATACTGTACACAAGCCAAACATAAAATGACATTTGTAAGCAAATGTGGAAAGTTCATTCTCACTTGTTTGTTGTCTCCTTGATGCACAGTGCAACGGTGTGCTACTTTATTAATGTGTAGGTTTCTTTGCAGTGCTGAAACTGCATCTGGGTTCCATTCACATGCGTGTACATGGGCAGCACCAGCATGGACCAGATATGGAAGGGTGAAGTAGCCAATTCCTGACAATGGTCAAGTGTGtttaaaatcacaataaaagAGTTTCTCTGATTGAATGACAGTGGCAAACAAGCATATAGCACATACCTGCATACAGGTCAACCACAGTCTCACCAGTGCAGTCAAAGGAGGATATTCGCAGTTTCTCTGTGATGTTTCCGAAGGAGAACATACACTTGGTGACATCAAATTCATATCTGGAAATTCAAGTGTCTGATTATTCACACTTCAGATGATGCTAGCaggttgtaataaaaaaaaattccgcAAGTACATTTTACCTGATGTGGTTATCAATATGAGTTACATAGCTGTTGTCTCCTAATAGCATTGTTACCACTGGTGTTCGCCATCCATCCTGGgaaatctgttttatttgtgCTAGACGCTTCACTCCGAGTACTTGGGCAACAGCAAACCACAACTCAGCGCCTGGaggaattacaaaaaaaattcttttaatTCTATAAATACTTGTAGATTCTGGTGGTCAGATCGGTTTCTACCAAACTCGATAAGCAGCCTGACTCTGGGTTTTATGAAATGTCAGAAATTTTGATTTTCTCACTCTACAAATCTATAATAATCTGAGATAGACAGAACAAAGATTTGAGCAGAAAACAAAGGGCAGTCAAAGCATTACTGGGGTAGAGCTTTGAGCAACTGAGTAAATTGTCACAGGGCAAAGCAGAAGACAAACACAGTACACGCTCTCCTTTTATGTGTTtacaatgtttaattaaattgacATCCGTGGGCTAGGTGCAATGTTAACACttccttctttatttccatttacaatatttattgaGTTTGACATTGTATTACctccttttttttgcacattttatgaGTAAGAAAAACATTGCAATTTTACTGTACAACTACAAGATACAAAAACtactattttattgtattgtattgcattCTTTGCTGCAATGATTACATGCATGTCCAATTTCCCCCTTGATGGAAGGACGATGATTGCATCTTGAAAATCATAATCACATAAAGGTCCCCAAAAGAAAGAGGGCTATAAAACAAccacaaatccaaaaaaaattgggatgctgtgtaaagtgGTTTTCAATTTTTAATTGGTTGGCAGCAACATCTCTGGGATGAGGCAACAAAAGGCTGGGAAAATATACAGCTGGAGTGAACAATTTGCAACTAAATATGTTAAATCGCAACAGGTtagtaacatgattgggtataaaaagagtttattagagagtaGTTCTCTCAGATGTAAACATGGGCAGAGGTTCGCCTACAAATTGGGTCTACAAATCgtgaaacaatttaaaaatatagttcctcaacataaaattaataatactttgaatatctcatcatctacagtacattatATCATCAAAAGACTAAAAAAATTGGGAGAAATCTCCGTGCAcaagggacaaaaaaaacaacaacatttccCTCTGGAATTGATAAAAGTGATCTGGGGGTGAATTAGTGCTCTAAGTATCTatcaaatcaatattggatACACAttcaggcagcactgcattaaaaacaggtatcattctgtaatggaaatcactgaaTGGGTTCAGAAACACTTCTTGGTTTGTTGTCCACAAATTTGCTTAAAGCTCTATCATACAAAGAAAAAGCCAtatgttatataaatatttaatgacaAAGTAGTAAGGTaaaaaatgcagtttaacaCTAGCAAGACAAATGCTTACCTACATCGTCTGTGCTGTCTAATTAAAATGCCTTATGTTGTAAcgcaatatatataatagagtgatatacattttcttcttcttttggctgctcccattagggatcgccacagcgcatcatctgtctccataccaacccaactacctgcatgtcttccctcaccacatctataaacctcctccgtggtctttctcttttccttcttcctggtggctccatcctcagcattctcctaccaatatactctatgtccctcctctgcatatgtccaaaccatctcaatctcgcctccctcaccttgtctccgaaatgctctgtccctctaataaactcatttctaatcctgtccatccttgtcactcccaacgaaaacctcaacatcttcagctctgctacctccagctccacctcctgtcttttactcaatgccactttttctaaaccatacaacattgcaggtctcaccacagtcctataaactttccctttcactcttacagatacccttttatcacaaatcactgctGCCACTcgtctccacccactccaccctgcctgcacttttttcttcatttctctaacacactctctattactttgcacagttgaccccaggtactcaTAGAGTGATATACATAgtatataatattcatatttcCCATCACGACATTGACTGGGTAATGACATTGTGGCCATGAAATAAAGCAATTGAAAGGCATCAAAGAAGGTTGTGCTAAAACAAAATAGCCAAGACAAGTGTTACTAAACATGAATGAAAATGGATAACATTGAGAACCATCTATAAATTGTATGAACTATAAACAAGCGTGCATGGCAACAGAAATATTATTACGAGAATAGGACATCCCTAAAactttgagggaaaaaaagctgCCGACAGACCTACAGCTACAATAAATGAGGAGGAATATCTTATTAATGAATGGTCACTCCTTGCATGAGACAACAATTTCTTGCATTATTTATATGTCTATAGGTAGGGTTGCCAGTTATATGTTCAGCTTAAAAACCAGTGAGCTCATTTCCCAAAGAATACCATAGCCATGGTGAAGCTTGGTGTTGGTTCTCTTCAGCTGGGACTGGGGCTCAAATCAAGAttattgaatattgtgaatataactaaaaacatatttttttttttggcacaaaATCAGTAGGCTGAAAAAGATGTCACCTTCCAGCACAAAAAATGAACCAATACACAAGTCTAAGATAACAAAGTAAAGGGCTTAGAAGATTTGGAATGATCCAGTCAGAGCCTAGATCTAAATTATATCGAAAAAACATGAGTGATTTGAAGATGGCTGCACACAGGACATTCTTTAGCAATTCAATAAATCTGACGCATTTTTGCAAAAAGTGAgggtaaaatatatttgtttaaaatgtgttttttcttcttcttttagctgctccctttaggggtcagcacagtggatcatctgtctccatacccacctgtcctctacatctgcctctttcaaaccaactatctgcatgtcttccctcaccacatccataatcctccattctcctaccgatataccccatgtccctcctctgcacatgtccaaaccatctcaatctcgcctccctcacattgtctccaaaatttgttttaaatttctATTTGTTAGAAGCATCAAAATGGGACAGTGTCATAATGTGGAATaacaactacaacaacaaaaaaaaagttatgagaCTCTGGAACCCAAAGGAAAAACTGTTTTACCAAATTTTCTCCAGATTGCTTGTGAAAAGCATCCATCACCAAAGAGAAGCAGATCACCATGCCGCTGCCATCCGTTGGGTATATCCCCCTCAAGTTCCTTACTCCATTTCTCTCCTTTAGTAGCTATCAGATCCTGAACAACCTCAATCATTCTCTCTCGATGAGGCTTCACTTTGCTTTTTCTTGAAACCTGAGAAGCCTAACCatacaaaattaaacaaaa
It contains:
- the trmt12 gene encoding tRNA wybutosine-synthesizing protein 2 homolog, whose amino-acid sequence is MDYITALKVPRRYAQLYKKHLLELGALDLQYSVQKHSDGTVTLPVSPNALSLLDSVSLHSCATQDSSFDIVHIQASQVSRKSKVKPHRERMIEVVQDLIATKGEKWSKELEGDIPNGWQRHGDLLLFGDGCFSQAIWRKFGAELWFAVAQVLGVKRLAQIKQISQDGWRTPVVTMLLGDNSYVTHIDNHIRYEFDVTKCMFSFGNITEKLRISSFDCTGETVVDLYAGIGYFTLPYLVHAGAAHVHACEWNPDAVSALQRNLHINKVAHRCTVHQGDNKQLSLNNLADRVNLGLIPSSEEGWPVACRLLRRDTGGILHIHNNVTTPIQHQRLQSSSSLLNEGKGSMSGTQNISRDKEVWNNWAENTSSSILTLLKDITRAEWRTSIKHIEHVKSYAPHINHIVLDLECKPVK